One genomic region from Euzebya tangerina encodes:
- the alc gene encoding allantoicase codes for MVDDEPDLDDGHQDQGTNPEGDVIAPAGAVTGLVDLAAKRLGGMILSASDEFFGAKENLLEPLPPTYDVTAYADRGKVMDGWETRRRRGPGQDWVVIRLGVTGVVEAVVVDTSFFRGNFPQAFELWGTVSPDGPPTGTSEWTHLLSHTTLRGDQVQRFEIDHPQRVTHVKFVIHPDGGVARLRVLGRPLVDVRDVADPGGRLDLAALVNGGRAVACSDAFFSPPSNLIMVGDAQDMSDGWETKRRRGPGHDWAIIELATTAILERIEIDTTHFKGNYPDTCSVLVLDAPGVPVEKLPEEGWSVLAAERPMQPHHRHVLDVTEGIPATHLKLLVVPDGGIARLRAFGQVTEEGWRRATVRLLDTGTTSWARHALLACCGSSAWAEQMVDARPFGEPEDLLRAAEEIWWRLGPDDHLEAFEAHPRIGERSASRWSSREQSQAQSGEQTTKDRIAAGNLAYEERFGHIFLIRAAGRSAEEILAALEERLDNDAETERRIAAEQQAQITALRLDALLREGTTG; via the coding sequence GTGGTCGATGACGAACCCGACCTCGATGACGGTCACCAGGACCAGGGGACCAACCCCGAGGGCGACGTGATCGCGCCGGCTGGTGCGGTCACCGGTCTGGTGGACCTGGCCGCCAAGCGGCTGGGTGGGATGATCCTGTCGGCCAGCGACGAGTTCTTCGGGGCCAAGGAGAACCTGCTGGAGCCGCTGCCTCCGACCTACGACGTGACCGCCTACGCAGACCGGGGGAAGGTCATGGACGGCTGGGAGACACGACGCCGACGCGGACCCGGACAGGACTGGGTGGTGATCCGTCTGGGCGTGACCGGTGTCGTCGAGGCCGTCGTGGTCGACACGTCCTTCTTCCGCGGCAACTTCCCGCAGGCCTTCGAGCTCTGGGGCACCGTCAGCCCTGACGGCCCGCCCACCGGCACCAGCGAGTGGACGCACCTGCTCTCTCACACCACCCTGCGAGGAGATCAGGTGCAGCGCTTCGAGATCGATCACCCGCAGCGCGTCACGCACGTCAAGTTCGTCATCCATCCCGATGGCGGCGTGGCCCGTCTGCGGGTGCTCGGTCGGCCACTGGTCGACGTCCGGGACGTCGCGGACCCCGGTGGCCGCCTGGACCTGGCGGCGCTGGTCAACGGCGGCCGCGCGGTGGCCTGCTCCGACGCGTTCTTCTCACCACCCTCCAACCTCATCATGGTCGGCGATGCACAGGACATGAGCGACGGCTGGGAGACAAAGCGGCGGCGCGGCCCCGGCCACGACTGGGCCATCATCGAACTGGCGACGACTGCGATCCTGGAACGCATCGAGATCGACACCACCCACTTCAAGGGGAACTACCCGGACACCTGCAGCGTGCTCGTGCTCGATGCCCCCGGCGTCCCGGTCGAGAAGTTGCCCGAGGAGGGCTGGAGCGTGCTGGCCGCCGAGCGGCCCATGCAGCCCCACCACCGGCACGTGCTGGACGTCACCGAGGGGATCCCGGCCACACACCTGAAGCTGCTGGTCGTCCCCGATGGCGGCATCGCCCGCCTGCGGGCCTTCGGGCAGGTCACCGAGGAGGGGTGGCGGCGGGCGACGGTGCGGCTGCTGGACACCGGCACGACGTCCTGGGCCAGGCATGCACTGCTGGCCTGCTGCGGCTCGAGCGCCTGGGCCGAGCAGATGGTCGATGCGCGCCCCTTCGGCGAGCCCGAGGACCTGCTGCGCGCCGCCGAGGAGATCTGGTGGCGGCTGGGGCCGGACGACCACCTCGAGGCCTTCGAAGCGCACCCGCGGATCGGCGAGCGGTCGGCGTCTCGCTGGTCCTCGCGCGAGCAGTCGCAGGCGCAGTCGGGCGAGCAGACGACCAAGGACCGGATCGCAGCAGGCAACCTCGCCTACGAGGAGCGCTTCGGACACATCTTCCTCATCCGTGCCGCCGGCAGGTCGGCAGAGGAGATACTGGCCGCCCTGGAGGAACGGCTGGACAACGACGCCGAGACCGAACGGCGGATCGCCGCGGAGCAGCAGGCCCAGATCACCGCGCTCCGGCTGGATGCGCTGCTGCGGGAAGGAACGACCGGATGA
- a CDS encoding FAD binding domain-containing protein: MTIARPTTLDQALDALQDMPDAHLLAGGTDLMVEVNHGQRRPRRIVALRRVAELQGVDSTDDGIDLGALTTYRQVETDLAADAPGLAMASRTVGSPQIRNAGTIGGNIGTASPAGDALPWLIAMDAEVELAGPEGTRRLPLAEFLVGVKQTAIAAGEIVTRVHVPDIQGPQHVAKIGPRSAMAISVASLALVLDTAGRRVRAALGSVGPTPIRPTAAEDAISQAIDWDALSCTADDVDSFGQAVARAAAPITDHRSTAEYRRHAVGVLATRTLTRCLFT, from the coding sequence GTGACCATCGCCCGCCCCACCACCCTGGACCAGGCCCTGGACGCCCTCCAGGACATGCCCGACGCCCACCTCCTGGCGGGCGGCACCGACCTGATGGTCGAGGTCAACCACGGCCAGCGGCGGCCTCGCCGCATCGTCGCTCTCCGGCGCGTGGCCGAGCTGCAGGGGGTCGACAGCACCGACGACGGCATCGACCTCGGCGCTCTGACGACCTATCGGCAGGTCGAGACCGACCTGGCCGCCGACGCCCCGGGCCTGGCGATGGCCTCCCGGACCGTCGGGTCCCCGCAGATCCGCAACGCCGGCACGATCGGCGGCAACATCGGCACCGCGAGCCCTGCCGGGGACGCCCTGCCGTGGCTGATCGCGATGGACGCCGAGGTGGAGCTGGCCGGCCCAGAGGGCACCCGCCGGCTGCCGCTGGCTGAGTTCCTGGTTGGTGTCAAGCAGACCGCCATCGCCGCTGGCGAGATCGTGACCCGCGTCCACGTCCCCGACATCCAGGGACCGCAGCACGTCGCCAAGATCGGGCCCCGCAGCGCCATGGCGATCTCCGTGGCGAGCCTCGCCCTCGTCCTCGACACCGCGGGCCGGCGGGTCAGGGCGGCCCTCGGCTCGGTCGGTCCCACGCCGATCCGGCCGACCGCCGCCGAGGATGCGATCAGCCAGGCCATCGACTGGGACGCGTTGTCCTGCACCGCCGACGACGTCGACTCCTTCGGGCAGGCCGTCGCCCGGGCCGCCGCGCCGATCACCGACCACCGCAGCACCGCCGAGTACCGCCGCCACGCCGTCGGTGTCCTGGCCACCCGAACCCTGACGAGGTGCCTGTTCACGTGA
- the pucL gene encoding factor-independent urate hydroxylase, with product MSHTLGPNRYGKSGIRLAVVDRAHTAHEFTDLDVQVRLHGDFDAAHTAGDNAAVLPTDTMRGTCHALARDGVPSVPAYGIRLVERFLEASPAVATAVVELTVFPWERVVVEGQPHTHTFRPAAGGRPTWRVSLTRGGAPEVSGGVSGARVAKTTGSAFSGFLRDEYTTLGETRDRIMATTIDAWWGLTDGLVEADGGADRLGTAVPATMLAAFARHDDSESVQHTMHVMGSAVLDAHPEVTWVRFLLPNEHHILSDLSPYDLDNPGIVYLVADRPFGVIEGVVARDGVDVPAPW from the coding sequence ATGAGCCACACCCTGGGCCCCAACCGCTACGGCAAGTCGGGCATCCGCCTGGCTGTCGTCGATCGGGCGCACACCGCACACGAGTTCACCGACCTCGACGTCCAGGTGCGACTGCACGGTGACTTCGACGCCGCACACACCGCCGGGGACAACGCGGCCGTCCTGCCCACGGACACGATGCGGGGGACCTGCCATGCGCTGGCCAGAGACGGGGTGCCCTCCGTACCCGCCTACGGGATCCGCCTGGTCGAGCGCTTCCTCGAGGCCTCACCGGCCGTCGCCACGGCCGTGGTCGAGCTCACGGTGTTCCCCTGGGAGCGGGTGGTGGTGGAGGGGCAGCCGCACACCCACACCTTCCGTCCGGCGGCCGGGGGCCGGCCGACCTGGCGCGTGAGCCTGACCCGCGGCGGCGCGCCCGAGGTCAGCGGTGGTGTCAGCGGTGCACGGGTGGCCAAGACCACCGGCTCGGCGTTCAGCGGCTTCCTCCGGGACGAGTACACCACCCTTGGTGAGACCCGCGACCGGATCATGGCCACCACGATCGACGCCTGGTGGGGCCTGACCGACGGGTTGGTGGAGGCGGACGGCGGCGCTGACCGGCTCGGGACGGCCGTGCCGGCGACGATGCTGGCGGCGTTCGCCCGACACGACGACAGCGAGTCGGTGCAGCACACCATGCACGTGATGGGCTCGGCGGTGCTGGACGCGCACCCGGAGGTCACGTGGGTGCGGTTCCTCCTGCCGAACGAGCATCACATCCTCTCCGACCTCTCCCCCTACGACCTCGACAACCCGGGCATCGTGTACCTGGTGGCCGACCGCCCGTTCGGCGTCATCGAGGGCGTGGTGGCGCGGGACGGCGTGGACGTTCCGGCGCCGTGGTGA
- the uraH gene encoding hydroxyisourate hydrolase: MSLSTHVLDTATGRPASGIVVRAEFAADPTAADSWSETGTGTTDADGRIGDLLSGDLRPGTHRVTFATGPYFADRGVEAFWGDVTITFHVTDPADHYHVPLLLSPYGYSTYRGS, translated from the coding sequence ATGAGCCTGTCGACCCACGTCCTGGACACCGCCACGGGCCGGCCGGCATCGGGCATCGTCGTGCGGGCCGAGTTCGCCGCGGATCCGACCGCCGCCGACAGTTGGAGCGAGACCGGTACGGGCACCACCGACGCCGACGGCCGCATCGGCGACCTGCTGAGCGGTGACCTGCGTCCCGGAACCCACAGGGTGACGTTCGCCACCGGACCATACTTCGCGGATCGGGGCGTGGAGGCCTTCTGGGGCGACGTGACCATCACCTTCCACGTCACCGATCCGGCCGATCACTACCACGTGCCCTTGCTGCTCAGCCCCTATGGCTACAGCACCTACCGCGGATCCTGA
- a CDS encoding (2Fe-2S)-binding protein — protein sequence MSDSTPPDAPEAAQPYALTVNGEDVHVDSSWIGESLLHVLRDRLSFAGTKNACDQGECGSCTVIMDGQPVVSCCVMAADAVGAELITIEALDGTSDVQQAFLSAGAVQCGFCTPGLILATHDLLDRDPEADDLTIREALSGNLCRCTGYGRILQAVRTVRDDRLNAGGTATSQGGSSIGGTGR from the coding sequence GTGAGCGACTCAACCCCTCCCGACGCGCCGGAGGCCGCCCAGCCCTACGCGCTGACTGTCAACGGCGAGGACGTGCACGTCGACTCGTCCTGGATCGGCGAGAGCCTGCTGCACGTCCTCCGCGACCGCCTGAGCTTCGCCGGCACCAAGAACGCGTGCGACCAGGGCGAGTGCGGGTCCTGCACAGTCATCATGGACGGCCAGCCCGTGGTGTCCTGCTGCGTCATGGCCGCCGACGCCGTGGGTGCCGAGCTCATCACCATCGAGGCGCTGGACGGCACCAGCGATGTGCAGCAAGCGTTTCTCTCCGCCGGCGCGGTCCAGTGCGGCTTCTGCACGCCCGGGCTGATCCTGGCCACGCACGACCTGCTGGACCGCGACCCCGAGGCCGACGACCTCACCATCCGCGAGGCGCTGTCCGGCAACCTCTGCCGCTGCACCGGCTACGGCCGGATCCTCCAGGCCGTCCGGACCGTCCGCGACGACCGGCTCAACGCGGGCGGGACGGCGACCTCCCAGGGAGGATCCAGCATCGGGGGGACCGGCCGATGA
- the allB gene encoding allantoinase AllB produces the protein MPTAPVDPSEWALTSTRVLLDGALGPATIVVRDGVIARIDRNGNGTVDTDGVSKVAGVDVADRVVLPGLVDSHVHVNEPGRTHWEGFETATRAAAAGGVTTMVDMPLNCLPPTTDVPALQAKRQVAGPKAHVDVAFWGGAVPGNDDQLAALLDAGVRGFKTFLCDSGVPEYGCVHPSDVTPLLRRVAELDTTLIVHAEDPDVCDAAATAQQGADHRRYTTWLDSRPPQAEMAAVTALVEACRTTGARVHVLHLSAADAGEVLADAKAEGLPITVETCPHYLTLNAEDVPDGATQFKCAPPIRDAANADRLWSLLGDGVIDAVVSDHSPCPPGDKQPETGDFVAAWGGIASLQLGLPLIWTAARDRGHAITEVCGWMSAGPARIAGLATKGSIDVGSDADLVVFDPDGRWMVDGAALEHRHPVTPHHGREVVGRVDSVFLAGRQIVAGGRPVGAPAGRLL, from the coding sequence ATGCCGACCGCGCCTGTCGATCCATCCGAGTGGGCCCTGACCAGCACGCGCGTCCTGCTCGACGGTGCGCTCGGGCCAGCCACCATCGTCGTCCGCGACGGGGTCATCGCTCGGATCGACCGGAACGGCAACGGAACGGTGGACACCGACGGCGTCTCGAAGGTGGCTGGCGTCGACGTGGCCGACCGGGTTGTGCTCCCCGGTCTGGTCGACAGCCACGTCCACGTCAACGAGCCCGGCCGGACCCACTGGGAGGGCTTCGAGACGGCCACGCGCGCCGCGGCGGCCGGCGGGGTCACGACCATGGTCGACATGCCGCTGAACTGCCTGCCCCCGACGACGGACGTCCCAGCCCTGCAGGCCAAACGCCAGGTCGCTGGACCGAAGGCCCACGTCGACGTGGCCTTCTGGGGCGGGGCGGTCCCCGGCAACGACGACCAGTTGGCCGCCCTGCTGGACGCCGGCGTCCGCGGGTTCAAGACGTTCCTCTGCGACAGCGGCGTCCCCGAGTACGGCTGCGTGCACCCGAGCGACGTGACGCCCCTGCTCCGGCGGGTGGCCGAGCTCGACACCACCCTGATCGTCCACGCGGAGGACCCCGACGTCTGCGACGCCGCCGCGACCGCACAGCAAGGCGCCGACCATCGCCGCTACACCACCTGGCTGGACAGCCGGCCGCCGCAGGCCGAGATGGCCGCCGTCACGGCTCTGGTCGAGGCATGCCGGACGACCGGCGCGCGGGTCCACGTGCTGCACCTCTCCGCCGCCGACGCCGGCGAGGTACTGGCCGACGCGAAGGCCGAGGGGCTTCCGATCACGGTCGAGACCTGCCCCCACTACCTCACACTCAACGCCGAGGACGTGCCCGACGGGGCCACGCAGTTCAAGTGCGCCCCGCCGATCCGGGACGCCGCCAACGCCGACCGCCTGTGGTCCCTGCTCGGCGACGGGGTGATCGATGCGGTCGTGAGCGACCACTCGCCCTGCCCGCCCGGGGACAAGCAGCCCGAGACAGGTGACTTCGTGGCCGCCTGGGGCGGGATCGCCTCGCTCCAGCTGGGCCTGCCGCTGATCTGGACGGCGGCACGCGATCGAGGCCATGCCATCACCGAGGTGTGCGGTTGGATGTCCGCGGGACCTGCCCGGATCGCGGGGCTGGCCACGAAGGGCTCGATCGACGTCGGCTCCGACGCTGATCTCGTGGTGTTCGACCCGGACGGCCGGTGGATGGTCGACGGCGCCGCACTGGAGCACCGCCACCCCGTGACCCCCCATCACGGCCGTGAGGTGGTCGGACGGGTGGACAGCGTGTTCCTGGCCGGGCGGCAGATCGTCGCTGGAGGTCGCCCGGTCGGTGCACCCGCGGGTCGGCTGCTGTGA
- a CDS encoding DUF6986 family protein, with product MSETVGRLPVDVVQHLLDGVADADRTYRGAWPGRPDRRQPVQVLYLPAHTVEAGTPRSAGRHALDLLDRHDGAGFAAALGLDHLSAAELDRVVQRVRTKLEHEPVEDLRVDFEDGYVGHGPGSEDADSVSAAVAVARMMADGSCPPFVGLRVKSFTDGLAARSVATLDRFVSTLLDEAGRLPDGFVVTFPKIISVDHVHAFVEVLAALEQANGLPTGTLGFEAQIETTASVLGPDGRVALRDIRAAGEGRLRAVHFGVFDYTAALGLPSTEQRLDHPACDFARHLMQVTFAGTEVRLSDGSTNVRPADDTTASVHAAWQVHAAHVRHSLAHGFWQGWDLHPSHLVSRYTTVFAHLLDGIAAVEARVRAWEEGTAAGAVMDEPATLVVLRRRLDLARSTGALPS from the coding sequence ATGAGCGAGACCGTCGGACGACTGCCTGTCGACGTGGTCCAGCACCTGCTCGACGGCGTGGCCGATGCGGACCGGACGTACAGGGGTGCGTGGCCCGGCCGACCGGATCGTCGCCAGCCGGTGCAGGTCCTCTACCTGCCCGCTCATACCGTCGAGGCTGGCACCCCCAGGTCGGCCGGCCGGCACGCGCTGGACTTGCTCGACCGGCACGACGGGGCTGGCTTCGCGGCGGCACTGGGCCTGGATCACCTGAGCGCGGCGGAGTTGGATCGGGTCGTCCAGCGGGTCCGGACCAAGCTCGAGCATGAGCCGGTCGAGGACCTGCGCGTCGACTTCGAGGACGGCTACGTCGGCCACGGGCCGGGGTCGGAGGACGCCGACAGCGTCTCCGCAGCCGTTGCGGTCGCGCGGATGATGGCCGACGGCAGCTGTCCGCCCTTCGTCGGTCTGCGGGTCAAGAGCTTCACCGACGGGCTGGCCGCCCGGAGCGTGGCGACGCTCGATCGGTTCGTCTCCACTCTGCTCGACGAGGCAGGGAGGCTGCCGGACGGCTTCGTGGTGACATTCCCCAAGATCATCTCCGTCGACCACGTGCACGCCTTCGTGGAGGTGCTGGCCGCGCTCGAACAGGCCAACGGCCTGCCGACGGGGACCCTCGGCTTCGAGGCCCAGATCGAGACGACCGCATCGGTCCTCGGGCCCGATGGCCGGGTGGCGCTGCGGGACATCCGCGCCGCCGGGGAGGGCCGACTGCGGGCGGTGCACTTCGGGGTGTTCGACTACACCGCCGCCCTGGGATTGCCGAGCACCGAGCAACGCCTGGACCACCCGGCGTGCGACTTCGCCCGGCACCTGATGCAGGTCACCTTCGCCGGGACGGAGGTGCGGCTCTCCGACGGCTCGACCAACGTCCGGCCGGCCGACGACACGACGGCCTCGGTCCACGCCGCGTGGCAGGTCCACGCCGCTCACGTCCGTCACTCCCTCGCCCACGGGTTCTGGCAGGGCTGGGACCTCCACCCCTCTCACCTGGTCAGCCGCTACACCACCGTGTTCGCCCACCTGCTGGACGGCATCGCTGCGGTCGAGGCCCGGGTGCGGGCCTGGGAGGAGGGCACGGCAGCCGGCGCGGTCATGGACGAGCCCGCCACGCTGGTGGTCCTCCGGCGCCGGCT
- a CDS encoding transglutaminase-like domain-containing protein produces the protein MHRSVQVHLEVDITRQALLAFQIAIATHVGQQQLLASVDGQPVFLREIAAPHDGRMHLLDAEPGMLIVDYTAQLEGRLLTAPGSEHDPLLYRRPSRYCPSDRFLALEAAEFGHITEPGDAVNAVADWVQRRLTYSSGSSGPTDDAVDSLLLGEGVCRDYAHVVISMLRARDIPARLAAVYAPGLSPMDFHAVAEAWVDGSWRVVDATGLAPRGSMLRIATGRDASDTAFLSVHDGSAELVAIEVTAVVDELPVDRGHVPATLS, from the coding sequence ATGCACCGCAGCGTTCAGGTCCACCTCGAAGTCGACATCACCCGACAGGCGCTGCTCGCGTTCCAGATCGCCATCGCGACGCACGTGGGGCAGCAGCAGTTGCTGGCGTCGGTCGACGGCCAGCCCGTCTTCCTCCGCGAGATCGCCGCCCCCCACGACGGCCGCATGCACCTCCTCGATGCGGAGCCCGGCATGCTGATCGTCGACTACACCGCCCAGTTGGAGGGCCGCCTGCTGACCGCACCGGGCAGCGAGCACGACCCGCTGCTGTACCGCCGTCCCAGCCGGTACTGCCCCTCTGACCGGTTCCTGGCGCTGGAGGCCGCGGAGTTCGGTCACATCACCGAACCCGGGGACGCGGTGAACGCGGTCGCCGACTGGGTCCAGCGGCGACTGACCTACAGCAGCGGGTCAAGCGGTCCGACCGACGACGCCGTCGACAGCCTCCTGCTGGGCGAGGGGGTGTGTCGTGACTACGCCCACGTCGTCATCTCGATGCTGCGGGCTCGCGACATCCCGGCCCGGCTGGCTGCGGTGTACGCGCCGGGGCTCTCCCCGATGGACTTCCACGCGGTCGCCGAGGCGTGGGTGGACGGCTCGTGGCGCGTGGTGGACGCGACCGGGCTGGCGCCGCGCGGCTCGATGCTGCGCATCGCCACCGGCCGCGATGCCTCCGACACCGCGTTCCTCTCGGTTCACGACGGCTCGGCCGAGCTGGTCGCGATCGAGGTGACGGCCGTCGTCGACGAGTTGCCCGTCGACCGCGGTCACGTGCCCGCCACGCTCAGCTGA